The Cotesia glomerata isolate CgM1 linkage group LG9, MPM_Cglom_v2.3, whole genome shotgun sequence region AAAAAAGTGTTTCCATTACAGAATGGAAAAATGATTGCAATCATGGTATTCTTTTTCTGATGCATTGTAGTAGTACTGCCAatattaacatattttttccttaatttatctatttgaTTCTTTTTTGTGAATTCACTTGTATCTATATTTTTCCCTTTTATTAACAtagaaatatttgaaaaacaaCAGTTGATGCAgccgaaatattttttaaatcgataattgtttttttcagcTGTGGGAAGACtggaaaagataaaaaaaagaaaaaacataaTCACAGTAAGGATCAAAAACTACTGACATTAATGGATCAAATGCAACATGAGCTTCATGAAATTAGAAATGAGCAGAAAGTCCAACGACAAATGTTACAACAAGTATTAGACTTTTGTAATGAGTATAAAGGTAtactaatatattttataattttcaattattttcagtagaattaaatttttcgatattgaCACTAGGTATGCATTCGATTTTaaagaaatgaaattaaaattattagatattttcgatttgcaaatttaattatagaataatgttaatcaatacacaaaatctattaattgtaattagaattttataatttttttttttttgcgtatGACGCCaatataaaacttttattttatcatgaCAAGGCCAATAGTTTATTTACAGATTTTTGTAAtactttcttttttattcattttttaagttaaattaataggaaagttaaaaatctaaaattatcATTGAAAATGAGTGAATTGCATGAAACTAatgaaacattttttgttttgcactctattttttttttttaaagttagtTAATTAAAGTTGATactaatgaatttattttatagatacGCCATCAAATCGCGAATCAGttgaattggaaaaaaaaactggGTTCCCTAAAGTTGGTTTCACTCGGGTGTCCGATAATAGTGTaagtatttttagtattattttctattcttGCAGAATTAGAAAActtataactttaattaaaaattattttagattcatCTAGGCCAAGGTGTTTACGTGGCCAAAAACTCTTACTTGACGGCTATTAGTAGAGCTAAAAGTGCTTCTCAATtcgtaagaaaaataataatggcTGTATTCACAACTGAAGAATTGCAGGCTTGCAGTGTTCATGGAGCGAAgtccaataaaataaaacaaaataaacaaaaaccGGCACTAGATCCAATAAGATTGCAAGCCGTAAAAggtataaagtaaaaaattttaataattattttatagtaatGAATTCGTTTTTTGGCAATTGACATcaattaatgttttaattaaattagtttagaaaatttatatctaGTGTTGAATAAATTACTCTAAACATAATATCATATCTTCGGGAAAAAATCTAATAATGTTGCATGCATGGATGACTTTAAACATTGTTCATATTTAGTCAAATCTAAGctgatcaaaataataatgtggaaaaatttaattacagatatttattcatattatcTCAAGGAGTCAGGAATCCCAAATCACAAATATGATCAAGAAATCAAAGCTTTTTACTCTTATGTAAGTAGCAAAATTACTGACAGTCGAGCTGAGTCAAAACGTCCGCTAAAGgtaaatgaaattgtaaattattataattaaaaattgaatatacaAGCATTGGGTTTAAAAAGTAGTAAAATTCCATTTTGAATTTAGGAGGAGAAAAAGTTGAAAGCTAAAGATGACTCTGACCTTGAAGAAGAGACTGTAGCTTCTAGTAGCGAAGACGAAAGCGAGGAATCCGACGACAACATTAgtgataaaaatagtaatgaaAATTTAGAAGAGTTGGAGAAAAAATTGAGTGAAAGCGATGGAAGAGAAGAATTAGAAAAGAAAGATGAAAAGTTTCCTGAGAAGGTGGATGGAGAAGAAAAGAaagaaattaatgataatgaaaattctgacaataataaacaagatgaagagaaaaataattcttctTCTGAAAAagaagactaaaaattttatgcattttttaatttaatttatatttgattatattataattatttaaaatttacacttttttattatagtcATAATTATATCAAAACGATTATTTCTAATAAAGCTGGTCTAGtttcatgaatatttttttttaattgcagtCAATACTTGGAGATGCTGCATAAagttttattatgataaattttcttgaatttggtataaaaattatccTCGTTAATTTAACagtaattatcaatattttattttacttataaataacGGTAAAGATTGTTTTTAGGCCCCGTATTCTTTGTTAgaagtttatatttattttctcgtAAAAAATCTCATGAAAATTCTGATAAACAATCTGAACTAATTATCTGAATCAATCtcatacaataaattttgtattcaaaatccgccaacaatttttttcgaaatttaacAGAGAAAGTTGGGAACAATTTTCTCATAAAAACTGTAACTCCAGTTTATTAATAAGTGAAATCTGATACAATTATTCCAACGATATTCTTCTATTAGATCTGATAAACATGGTTTCTTATAAATACTCATATCTGCCTAACTTCAATTATAACTATTTCAATAttctgataaattttatcagaatcttgagagcaaaatttttttgacgaacTCGTTatcagaaaataattttatcagttATAACAAGGTTTTCCGTGGACAAATGCAGACCATTTTCTGatagattgttttttttataagaatttatCAGATTTTTTCCTCAGGGATAGTCCTATTTAACTTAAATATAGTATGCTTggtaattttatgtaattctAAGTAACGGTAAATTACTAGGAGATAGATTAACTTTTAATAGTACtgaatcaatatttttgaataaagagAAATATGTTTTCTTTGTAcgttataatattaataaataaagtccTTATCATTTGAATTAAgtggtatttatttatttataaaaaaaaatataaaaataataaatagtatgaacattttataaaaaaaaaaaaaacaaaaaacaccaaagctattcttaatttatgCTTTTTCATTGgtttaacaatgaaaatttttattttttaagccaTAACTCcgacagactccaaatttagctAGAGTCATCTATATGTGATGCagaaataatctaagagcggattttacaacAACCAACCGCCGAAAAAGTTTGCGgtggtgggtgttaaaatatgaaatttccATTTCCAAACTTTAAACttctttatgtatttatatttatattaattcaataaaaatgatcataataataattataatgataataataataataataataataataataagcggtgcttgctacgtggcctccaagcggcgcatcgcgggaaacgcagaccataacaccaggtctgtaggcgaacgacgtagccgatgcagtgggccaactacccactgcattgaaatactgacaaggaaactctctccggtgtccccctccgattttgatgaaactgagatatgttattctccgtcgaaatctaagagacacgtatttttttttatctgcggaaaaacatttctagggGGTGAAACTACTCCTCAAAGTTTAGCCTCCAAAGGggtgtttttcaagtttcgcatacttgcagtttaaataatcgaatgggaccaattgcataattttcagggtggaaaatcatgaaaaatgcttttggttttataataaaacaatggatagaacaaaagttatgagggttgaaaatcacaaaacttttataaaaaaaaaactattcgatGGATTTCAATGAAACCAACGGCAATCGGAAGAGGAAAAATAAGTAGAGAATACGTCTTTCGgggtttttccgaaaaattaagtttagggGGTGAACATCCCTTAAGCATATCTACATTAACCaccaagaaaatatcgttttttatattaatttcgatatgaattcatcaataataatttgttcgtacatttctagcatttagaaaataataataatattatatcttaatattttacttacttgtttacttctcatcccaaactttattttgtgtatcgggacatcaaatattataaatgtcatGTAATGTGAATctgttttggaaaaaaaaaaaagaaaaaatgcttaCAATATATGCTTTactataatcaaattaaatttaaaaataattaacaaatgaatttttacaaaaatatttaattttctgatgTTTATGAAATTTACTACTTAAATTCATCATTTTGTCATATGCAGATCTATTCAATATATGTTTTGCAATCGTGatgttcatgaaaaaaatgttgaaaacacAACGACTTTTTGCACCATGAACAGCAGATAATTGCTATATTTTGACAACCAGGAACCTCACAATGAGAATTGCATGATCCGTGAAATGCAAAATCCACAGGATTTTCGAACTCATCTGGTTTTACTTCTGTGTAGCCACTTTTGTACCACGagtacttgaataaatttatgtaccgAGGAGATGACAATTGGATATGTGTaagtgattgtaattttataatgttatttcGTAAATGCAAGTTTATGTCCAAATTCATCAAAACTGTACGATCCGAAAAAtatcgaacaaaatttttccatactcGGAATCCAAAAACATCAAGCGGTTGAATTTTCCCAGTTGTATCTTTTGGTAAGATCATTACTTCAGTATCTTTATTTGTTGGTTTAACGCTTTGTACAACTTGAGGACAATGCCCAGTCCATGAGTCAATTAGTAATAAAGATTTTGGGCCCACATTTGGAAAAAACACCCTCTCCaaccaaattttgaaatgatctgaaaattaaaaaatatgaactaTTTGTATCAACAATAACTTATGCGcaaaccagaaaaaaaaataaagaataattcgTACCTGATGTAAGTTTTCCTGATTTTGATGCTTCTATGTATACATTATGAGGTCTAAAAAGTGTTGTTTCAACTATTGGTCCAAATTTACCACTTGGTTCTTttagaaccaaaaaaagtgggGATAAAAGCTTTCCATCAGCGGATACAGTTGGTTGAACTGTGTAACTATGAGTAGTAGAAGTAACAGATTGTACAAGACATTCTACTTGCTTCTCTCCTTCAACAGCTAAAGTTCGACCGGAATGCATTTCCAACTGAAAACCACTTTGATCTGAATTATATACGTTtgctaattcataaattttaattttttgttttacattaTTGACGAATTCCTCAGCTTgctgttttaattatttactatcTTCAATGGTTTTGGACGtgataaacttatttatttttcttgatacgATGCGATGTGCTCTTTTGAATGACGCGATCCACTTTGTTGATGCTTTAAAACGGAAATCTTCCGCACCAATTTCTTTTTGAGCTTGTAAGGCCCATCTTTTTATGTCACAATCATGTACGATTAAACCTGCATCTATAGCtgctttgaaattttgtaatgtATATTCACAAATTCTTGCTAATTTTTCCTTATAAGTCCCTCCCTGATTTAAAGTATGAGCCCATCTTCGTAACTGTCGCACAGATTGTacctttctaaatttttgtctaacactgtctaaacttaaatttcttttttgccACTACGCCAGTACTCGACGGctttcaatttatattcataagatAAATCTTCAACATCCTTAGTGCATTCGTCGATAGGTGTTTCTTGATCAACTAGTGCATTTGCCCACTCTTTATCTTCCACGACTTCCATCGTCCAATCTTTATACGGTTCTTGGAAATGCAAAGAACTTTCTTCGACCATTTCGACTCCGGAGTATTCGTTCATAGCattgagtaaaatattttcaaaactttcttTGATTTGTATTTCTTCGTCATTTACTGGCGATTCTGGAATGTTCATGACTTGAAATGTTGTTAAGAGTAGTCTTATAACATTTATAGGATTGACTTTCATTTTGCTCTatgtactaaaataaaaatttttgtacaattttaaattattcacttattaaaaaaaaaaaaaaaaaacacgattataatattgaattataaaagatGAAGTACATCGCAGTAACTAAACTAATCTCGAaatgatacatttatttatactatgtTGTTTTTCACATTACTGACTcatatatactaaaaatataattatctctTTTTTTGTATGAGATAACGATGaatgattattatgattataataaatcattataagcattttttcttttttttttttccaaagcaGATTCACATTAAATGACATTTGTAATATTTGATGTCCcgatacaaaaaataaagtttgggatgcgaagtaaacaagtaagtaaaatattaagatataatattattattattttctaaatgctagaaatgtacgaaaaaattattattgatgaattcatatcaaaattaatataaaaaacgatattttcttggtGGTCACTGTAGATATGCTTAAGGGATGTTCACCccctaaacttaatttttcggaaaaaccccgaaagacgtattctctacttttttttcctcttccgattgccgttggtttcgttgaaatccatcgaatagtttttttttttataaaagttttgtgattttcaaccctcataacttttgttctatccattgttttattataaaaccaaaagcatttttcatgattttccaccctgaaaattatgcaattggtcccattcgattatttaaactgcaagtatgcgaaacttgaaaaacaccCCTTTGGAGGCTAACTTTTGAGGGGTAGTTTCACCccctagaaatgtttttccgcagataaaaaaaaatacatatctCTTAGATTTCAACGGAGAATAACATATCtcagtttcatcaaaatcggaggGTGACACCGGAGAGAGTTTCCTTGTGAGTTACAACAAGACGTAATCTCAGAAGTGCTCCCCACAACCGGTCCTTTTCGGATGAGGACCATTCATCAGGTGGGAGGAGCACGCCGGACCCGATGAACGATGACGACCCTGGCGCTTTAAGGACTTTCTTTAAGTGGACGGAGAAACTACGAGTCGACCTCTTGGTGTGCTACCAACGAAGCGAGCCGGGGGTGAGCGGTTATATGGCCCGGATGCACATTCTTTGGAGTGATATGCATCCGGAGCTAGAGCATTTTACGCCTAAACACCTGCGTAATTATGCCGCTTATCTTCGGCGTAATAGAAGATCGCTTGTGCCGGATAGAAGGCAGTCTAATAGACTTTCCTTTCCGGCGCAATTACACCAAGAGCGACGCCGTTCCTCCTTGGATGACAACAATCCCTTTATAGgacggcaagtaagtatatctaaaaagataacttactccCAACAACAGCTAGAAGCGGTAAATGAAGATCTCCGTGCAAGCATCCTGGAGGATTCCACCCTGCTCACTGTGAGCCAGGTTGTGTATGGTGCAGCAGTTTCGGCTTTTCCGAGAGAGAGACATTGTCTCTCGATCGAGGCAAGGTTGAGACAGCGCATCTCACAACTTGGactcaaaattgacagatcccggaaacaggtctcccgcattcagtgtgtgattgagtttgaaacaactcaaagagcatacacgccccgaattcgacgcattgctgctgaacttcggtggcgtcatcacacactgaataagagtactcttcttgtcatcaaggaagagtctctcaataaattgcgggctctagtgactgccaaaaagtcactagagaaaaggctgaagcggttggtcgacaactcgttgtttcgatccagcccttcacgctttctgacaccaaagaccgatgttaccgggaattatccaacacctgagcgggtggaagcttgttggactgagttgtatggagatcaaccaaacgtgaacgccaatactccagctctggacgactttaaagcattctgtcgggaacaccgtagacagaatgctgatgaagagagccctgcagtcagtgtgaatgaagttcgttcagctctaaatggcagcaaaaattgggctgccccgggaccagatggcataaatgtcttttggtggaagaagtttacttctacccacctccatctggcccgtatatttacatcgtacattagagctgacgaaccgattccagactggctcgtggaagggcgaaccgtactgataccaaaaaaaggtgacttgtctgacccaaagaattacaggcctatcacctgcttgaatgcggtttataaaatttttacaaaaattttaaacaaccgtattttgcatgagatagaacctgtatggcaacagatatatgaacagcgtggcagcaaaagaggcctgtcaggttgcaaagagaacttgatagttgatcgatgtgtcacacaagatgcgatctactatcaacgcaacctgtcaatggcctggatcgactatcgcaaggcatttgactcaacttctcatgagttgattttatatctcctcaaatgcctgggggtcaatcctgaaatagtggaatgcattcggcgtacaatgcagctctggcgaacgcgtATTTACATTGGAAGTGGAAACGCATTGCACataaccggagttgtagagtacaaacgaggggtcttccaaggtgattccttaagccctctgctgttttgcatctcactgctgcctatatctgttgctctccgtaaaactcgtgggtactctgtggggcctccgggtgatcgaaaatactcgattacccatctgctttatatggatgacctgaatctgtatagtgctgatgaagatcatctacaggcggctcttaacatcgtagcagagtacacgcgggatgtcggaatgtcttttgggttggacaagtgtgcggtcgtacatctggcgaggggtaagtgctctgttacgggtgatgatgtcgagttggtagatgggagcgttttaagacaattagacgccggagagttgtatagatatctaggaatggaagagcaccgcatgcatgcggtctccgaagtccaagcaactctccgtagcgagtatgttaggagactccggaaaatttggtcctccgaactttccggcaaaaataaattctccgctactaacacgctcgctgtcccagtcttactatactctttcggtgtcttaaaatgggcccgaaaggattTGCGAGATCTTGACATCAGAACCcgtaagactatcaacatgaaccggagcatgcaccccaattcatcagtcgccagattatacctctcccggtcgatcggtgggagaggtttgcagagcttggagcggcttcacgatcgtttagtcctgggtttaacacacgaagttgtcaatttcactgcagatgaggatgactttcttatgcaaattgttcataaacatgagaatgcgcataaggggtcgttcttatataaggcagcaatatatgcggcaagaacccttggtcttggagaaataaacgatcttatggaactccgaaaggaggaattcaagagcgccatcaggaacgccgaggaaaaactactcctaggcaaactgatggacaagtctatgcacagcgtgttctttaaacacgtgcgtgatcatggcttgtccacccagctgacgttttccttcttaaagtcagctggcctgatgtccgagactgaagggttcatatttgcttgccaagatggtgtcattaacactctagagtACCGTAGCAGGGTGCTCCACGTGCAGCTCCCGGACACGATCTGCAGGGCGTGTAAACAACATCCGGAGACGCTTATGCACAttttgtcagcatgtcctgtgctggcaagaggtgcatacatccagcgtcacaatgctgccctgagagtactgtactactatcttcgtcaccgctacggtattgacgtgacaccggtgctgccttatctgccaggagatattccccaggttgttgagaatgacagttgcaaaatttattggaacatgccgtttgcaacaactcggcggatagatcacaacaaacctgatattgtgctcttcgacaaggctactcgtgacatttatgtcattgagttctcggccccggctgaatacaacatctcagccaaagaagagcacaaaagacagatatatcaggatctcctgtttgaaattggcaaactttacccaggttaccgtgtcaagctcgtcgtcctgattgttggcgtcatcggagggatgaaacagtcttttgtatcctcacttgccagagttccagcttgctcatcaaaagctgaattcttggcggtcaggatgcagaaggctgtcatactaggttccctccgtctacttaggaaaatgactttggcctgctgtgatcactaaccgccttgttgtgcggagtggtccagcagtaatggatggagctcaggctgggccctcggagaatcggactccggggacaacccccctgagcatttaataacttaataacataataataataataataataataataataataataataataataattaaaaaaaggttAAATAAATCTATGTCATTCGCCTGGCAAAGTAATCCGTTTCATAATTCGATGAGATAGAGTGAATATGTACATTACATGttgataaagaagaaataacgtTTACTAATACTTAGTTATACGTTTATAATGTTCGTTGCAACGATAAACATgaagtgaataaataaacaaaaaaaaaattgaatggtTACTAGGTTTATTGttttttgctattaaaaaaaaataagcaaataAACATTTAGACCATTCATCTGTCATCAACGCTACTATCAACATCAACGCTACTATCAACATCAACTTCATGAATTTTCAACGGTCACCATTTTTCCGGCAAGGGCGTCGTTATGAGTAtgtcttttttataatttttaattgaatttaaaatcttttttgtttattttataaattattgattatttttttttcagattcaCTGGGTACGTTCAGGAGCTTTTCGGGTACCGTGAATTACTCTTTACCgacaatttttcatttggtATCCGTGATCGGTCTGGGGAtcatgttataatgattgtcGATAATCAACATGAGCTTGAGTCGATTATCGAAATAAAtcaggttaaaaaaaaaaaaggttgtGGTTAAACGTACTCTATGCTCACCGTATTGGTCCGCAGTGGTTATACGTTTAACCATttccattaaaatattttattatattttttttctcacctccgggcggaaagcgtcaattttcctcccgctgcgctaaacgaaaatgccgctttccgcctccgtcgaggagaaaaatagtatacacaccacgggcagtaaataagaaagcctcagatcacatgtttattgacctcggcttcgcctcggacaacaattacatgtgatctgagacatttcttattttactgccctagatgtgtaatatactattttcaaATATCATATCGCATTACAGATGCCATCTGGAACTTAAtataatagtattttttttttactttttgaaGGTGCTGATGGTTCGCGTGGTCTGCCGGTATGGTCGGAGCTATGATGTCGGTCAAAATTACTCGCCGTTTGAATTTCGAGTTTTTAGTTTCAACTCCGTTATGTTAACGAGTATGTTTTACGTCCCGGCAAACTCAACTTACGAGCGACGAGTCTTCGAATGTGAGATGGAGGAAGATTAATACTCATTTCTCCATGAATCGGACCATTTCTATTGACTAATTTCTCCATTTATTCTTTGTTTTGTTGTTCatcaacatttatttttattataataataattataataataataataataataatattttattatatcaattaattttattttaagtgaatttgaCTCTTCTttgacaaatattttaaatttcagaaaaaaaaataaaaattaacaaaaaaagcaaaaaaaaaattaggaaaacggtagaccctgaaggccatccctgcaacttcccgctaattccatacttaggcgcttaaaattgcaccaatgacgtttttgagctcttcgagctcaaaaatacaatttatgggttattttgagctctccaagctcaaagagattgcttttctatgctttaaagcacttcgagctcaaaagtctgataaagatttgataagacactatttcttgaatttttaaaccgcaataaaccgatttttatgcggttagaagcattcgacgcagtttttcaagcctcacaaagaatctcaaattttgaattgatcgcgctaggaattttggaattattccgaaaaaacacttttttcggttttctttcgttcacgatatctctcgaacgaatcaaccgattttgaccggactggtggtgATCGacttggttttttgaggttaagagctgattagtttttggaattgaacctttaagccgtttaaaagttattccaaaaaaaccacatttgaaaaaaatttttttt contains the following coding sequences:
- the LOC123272181 gene encoding uncharacterized protein LOC123272181; the encoded protein is MHSGRTLAVEGEKQVECLVQSVTSTTHSYTVQPTVSADGKLLSPLFLVLKEPSGKFGPIVETTLFRPHNVYIEASKSGKLTSDHFKIWLERVFFPNVGPKSLLLIDSWTGHCPQVVQSVKPTNKDTEVMILPKDTTGKIQPLDVFGFRVWKNFVRYFSDRTVLMNLDINLHLRNNIIKLQSLTHIQLSSPRYINLFKYSWYKSGYTEVKPDEFENPVDFAFHGSCNSHCEVPGCQNIAIICCSWCKKSLCFQHFFHEHHDCKTYIE